One stretch of Fictibacillus sp. b24 DNA includes these proteins:
- a CDS encoding DUF4931 domain-containing protein, whose protein sequence is MKKTHIKFFTEVGAQKPNSIKNKETPCPFCRIDELEEVLDTRGSIILVKNKYTVLDGAYQTVLIETDECEGELSEYSKEHLYDVLRFGLDHWERMLNSGEYRSVMFFKNHGPLSGGTIRHPHMQIIGLNEVDCMHDFSVNQFEGLSILEKDGVRFTVSNEPRVGFYELNVIWEKDADLTLLADCIQTGAHFLLNHFHRNCTSYNLFFYKNNETSYCKIMPRFITSPLFMGYGVQQVANNIEGIAQKIKDIYFTA, encoded by the coding sequence ATGAAAAAAACACACATAAAATTTTTTACAGAAGTAGGCGCACAAAAGCCGAACAGCATCAAAAACAAAGAAACTCCATGTCCATTTTGTCGCATTGATGAACTGGAAGAAGTACTGGATACGAGAGGTTCAATTATATTAGTGAAAAATAAATATACTGTACTTGATGGAGCCTATCAGACCGTCCTTATCGAAACAGACGAATGTGAAGGAGAACTATCTGAATACAGTAAAGAACACCTTTATGATGTCCTGCGTTTCGGTCTGGACCATTGGGAGCGCATGTTAAATAGCGGAGAATATCGTTCGGTCATGTTTTTCAAAAACCATGGGCCTTTATCAGGCGGGACGATACGGCATCCTCATATGCAGATTATCGGTTTAAACGAAGTGGATTGTATGCATGATTTTTCTGTTAATCAGTTTGAGGGGCTCTCTATTTTAGAGAAAGATGGGGTAAGGTTCACTGTATCAAATGAACCGCGAGTAGGATTTTATGAGCTGAATGTGATTTGGGAAAAAGACGCTGATCTAACTTTATTGGCAGATTGCATACAGACAGGAGCTCATTTTCTGCTTAATCATTTTCACCGAAACTGTACGAGTTACAATCTTTTCTTTTATAAGAATAACGAGACTTCGTACTGCAAGATTATGCCGCGCTTTATAACATCACCTCTTTTTATGGGGTACGGTGTACAGCAAGTGGCGAACAATATTGAAGGTATTGCACAAAAAATAAAAGACATTTATTTTACTGCATAA
- a CDS encoding M20/M25/M40 family metallo-hydrolase, with protein sequence MRHLRVKRPNVAYRLPRGKRAAWNGNHSLPKATSLRKHSLKKDLKGKSSIGNKDIHLGGTHMLKWQSKEGYTKLLKDLVSIPSITHHDGELFMAEHLHHTLSSLEYFTTHPDHVRHHPLPDGRKLITAFVQNDPSVKETIILLSHFDVVSVEDFGEWKHLAFRPDELTEKIIENKELLHPFVQEDLKNGDWLFGRGTMDMKAGVALHMSMIEKAATGHFNGNVLMISVPDEEVHSEGMLAGVSVLRQLKEEYDIKYITCLNGEPSFTKFPGDTAPYMYTGSTGKILPGFLCYGKETHVGEPLAGMNGNAMAAEITRELEWNVDYVETFRTEATPVPTNLIQKDLKDHYSVQIPHAAVTLFNLMLFNRPLSDITSMLMNSAQIAARKLENRFYERSKAVSKIVPFTPEKENIKVLTFNELYEHAVTKYGQEELDRRENMLQTNNPNADERELTIQYVFELASLCRDISPMIVLFYTPPFYPAVCSSDHPLIKATSEEVVKHAKSEFNSDLVNVHYFSGLSDLSYIGFNGDARDLAAFTSNFPLLGSRYNIPFDDMREINIPVINIGPLGKDAHQWTERLEINKVMDETHPLIVFAMETLFEKAKNQI encoded by the coding sequence GTGAGACACTTAAGAGTGAAACGTCCAAATGTGGCTTACCGCCTGCCCCGCGGAAAGCGAGCAGCCTGGAACGGAAATCATTCACTTCCAAAAGCAACTAGTTTACGAAAACATTCTTTAAAAAAGGATTTAAAGGGAAAGAGTAGTATAGGTAACAAAGACATACATCTAGGAGGTACACATATGTTAAAGTGGCAATCAAAAGAAGGATATACGAAACTGCTAAAAGATCTCGTTTCGATTCCAAGCATCACCCATCATGATGGAGAATTGTTTATGGCAGAGCACCTTCACCATACACTTTCTTCACTTGAATATTTCACAACACACCCGGATCACGTTCGCCATCATCCCCTTCCAGATGGCCGCAAACTGATAACGGCATTTGTACAGAATGATCCTAGTGTAAAAGAAACCATTATTCTATTAAGTCACTTTGATGTAGTCTCTGTTGAGGATTTTGGAGAATGGAAACACCTCGCTTTTCGGCCAGATGAACTTACCGAAAAGATTATTGAAAATAAAGAGCTTCTTCATCCTTTTGTTCAGGAAGATTTAAAGAATGGTGATTGGCTGTTCGGTCGAGGAACGATGGATATGAAAGCTGGTGTCGCGCTTCATATGTCTATGATTGAAAAAGCGGCAACCGGTCATTTTAATGGAAATGTTCTTATGATTTCCGTTCCCGATGAAGAAGTTCACTCTGAGGGAATGCTGGCAGGTGTCAGCGTTTTACGCCAGTTAAAGGAAGAGTATGATATTAAATACATCACTTGTTTAAACGGAGAACCTAGTTTCACAAAATTTCCGGGTGATACAGCGCCTTATATGTATACCGGATCAACGGGAAAGATTCTTCCTGGCTTTCTTTGTTACGGCAAAGAGACGCACGTTGGTGAACCGCTAGCAGGTATGAATGGCAATGCGATGGCAGCCGAGATTACAAGAGAACTAGAATGGAATGTTGATTATGTTGAGACGTTCCGCACTGAAGCTACACCTGTACCCACAAACTTGATTCAAAAAGATTTAAAAGATCATTATTCCGTGCAGATTCCACATGCTGCGGTTACTCTTTTTAACCTTATGCTGTTTAATCGCCCGCTATCAGATATTACATCCATGCTGATGAATAGTGCTCAAATCGCAGCTAGAAAATTAGAAAACCGTTTTTACGAAAGAAGTAAAGCTGTTTCTAAAATTGTTCCTTTCACCCCTGAAAAAGAAAACATAAAAGTACTCACCTTTAACGAGCTCTATGAGCATGCGGTGACAAAATATGGACAAGAAGAACTAGACCGCAGAGAAAACATGCTGCAAACCAATAATCCGAACGCTGATGAAAGAGAGCTCACCATTCAATATGTATTTGAACTGGCGAGTCTGTGCAGAGACATCTCACCAATGATCGTCCTTTTCTACACACCGCCATTTTATCCCGCTGTCTGTTCAAGCGATCATCCATTGATTAAAGCGACATCAGAAGAAGTAGTGAAACATGCAAAAAGTGAGTTCAACAGTGACCTTGTTAATGTTCATTACTTTAGCGGATTATCTGACTTAAGTTATATTGGTTTCAACGGTGATGCTCGTGATCTTGCCGCGTTCACTAGTAATTTCCCTTTACTGGGATCAAGATATAACATTCCCTTTGATGATATGAGAGAGATCAACATTCCTGTCATTAACATCGGCCCGCTAGGCAAAGATGCTCATCAATGGACCGAACGGCTGGAAATCAACAAAGTGATGGATGAAACCCATCCGCTCATCGTGTTTGCGATGGAAACACTGTTTGAGAAAGCAAAAAACCAGATCTGA
- a CDS encoding ABC transporter ATP-binding protein: MIQVTNLSYAFKIGKKEKENVIPVLHDVNLHVGEGEIVAIVGRSGSGKSTLLNLISGFIQAETGAISINGTQVSGLSESKWAEFRLNHLGFIFQSFQLIPSMTAYENVELPLVLKGCNEKDRKERTTEMLKRVGLEQYQSHYPGELSGGQQQRVSIARALILNPPLILADEPTGSLDSENERELLTFIKELNENYGITFLMITHDHEVASIAHRKVEIVDGYLREGRMLREVQR; this comes from the coding sequence ATGATTCAAGTAACGAATCTATCGTATGCTTTTAAAATTGGAAAGAAAGAAAAGGAGAATGTGATTCCTGTTCTGCATGATGTGAATCTGCATGTGGGAGAGGGAGAAATCGTGGCGATTGTTGGAAGGAGTGGTTCTGGGAAGTCAACATTATTAAACTTAATATCAGGATTCATTCAAGCTGAAACTGGTGCGATTTCTATTAACGGGACACAAGTTAGTGGTTTGTCAGAATCAAAGTGGGCAGAATTTCGCTTAAATCACCTTGGATTTATTTTTCAAAGTTTTCAGCTGATCCCTAGCATGACAGCTTATGAAAACGTAGAACTCCCGTTGGTTTTAAAAGGGTGTAACGAGAAAGATAGGAAAGAACGGACGACCGAAATGTTGAAAAGGGTCGGGTTGGAACAGTATCAGAGTCATTATCCAGGAGAACTCTCAGGGGGGCAGCAGCAGCGTGTTAGTATAGCAAGAGCATTAATCTTAAACCCTCCACTTATATTGGCTGATGAACCAACAGGAAGTTTGGATTCTGAAAACGAGAGAGAACTTTTAACTTTTATAAAAGAATTAAATGAAAACTATGGAATTACGTTTCTAATGATTACACATGATCATGAAGTAGCTTCCATTGCCCACCGTAAAGTGGAGATTGTAGACGGGTACTTAAGAGAAGGGAGAATGCTTCGTGAAGTTCAAAGATAA
- a CDS encoding ABC transporter permease, translating into MKFKDKHRFVRSNMKRNRTRVWMTILASTIGCAFLIMLASVGFAIHKTAVDDVMSYRLMNEIQIQKENGMITDKEVKKLEKMKDVKVVTRKKHTPANEFMLGDYMINTTVFSAHMPSEIKAGFELDRGRLPENKNEIVVGYHFAEQLTKKAPEGYFEGLSDEESQEKHKELIYKEDLIGKTLTYHLTPSENKDQNAKNLSVEVKVVGIGKKPTKKWAIATDAYITEDLRNEVVHTLFGKNERDDNEGTVEEGYDDVKVYTSSAEKVKAVSEEIEKMNLLTYSVASELKELNLYFTLFKAGLIFIGGIAVLIASIGIFNTMTMAVTERSQDIGIMKAIGATPKTIKRIFLLESGYIGLWGVGLGTLLAYLISYGVNFALPIIIEQFLNEKPPEDFILSYIPWSLTVIAVTICMGVTLLSGWRPAAKATTVDVLKALRRDV; encoded by the coding sequence GTGAAGTTCAAAGATAAGCACCGTTTTGTCAGAAGTAATATGAAAAGAAACAGAACACGTGTCTGGATGACAATTCTTGCTTCAACGATCGGCTGTGCCTTTTTAATTATGCTCGCCTCAGTAGGCTTTGCCATCCATAAGACAGCTGTAGATGATGTGATGAGTTACCGGTTGATGAACGAAATCCAAATCCAAAAAGAAAACGGTATGATAACTGATAAAGAAGTGAAGAAATTAGAGAAGATGAAAGATGTAAAGGTGGTCACACGCAAAAAGCATACACCCGCAAACGAGTTTATGCTCGGTGATTACATGATTAATACTACTGTTTTCAGTGCACATATGCCGTCTGAGATCAAAGCTGGCTTTGAACTAGACCGTGGTCGTTTACCTGAAAATAAGAATGAAATCGTAGTCGGCTATCATTTTGCGGAACAATTAACAAAAAAAGCGCCTGAAGGTTATTTTGAAGGGTTGAGCGATGAAGAATCACAGGAAAAACATAAAGAATTAATATACAAAGAGGACTTAATAGGAAAGACCCTCACTTACCATTTGACCCCTTCTGAAAATAAGGATCAAAATGCAAAAAATCTTTCGGTAGAAGTTAAAGTAGTTGGGATTGGAAAAAAACCGACAAAGAAGTGGGCTATTGCTACAGATGCTTATATTACGGAGGATCTTCGAAATGAGGTAGTTCATACCCTATTTGGAAAAAACGAGAGAGATGACAATGAAGGTACAGTGGAGGAAGGATATGACGATGTAAAAGTGTATACGTCGTCAGCGGAAAAGGTAAAAGCAGTTTCTGAAGAAATTGAGAAGATGAATTTATTAACTTATTCTGTTGCCAGCGAATTAAAGGAGCTTAACCTTTATTTTACTTTGTTTAAGGCGGGTCTAATTTTTATCGGTGGAATTGCTGTTCTAATTGCCTCCATCGGTATTTTTAATACGATGACGATGGCTGTTACGGAACGCTCACAGGATATCGGTATCATGAAAGCCATCGGTGCAACTCCTAAAACCATTAAACGCATTTTCCTGTTAGAAAGCGGGTATATCGGTCTATGGGGAGTGGGATTAGGTACATTGCTGGCATATTTGATTAGCTATGGAGTCAATTTTGCTCTTCCAATTATCATTGAGCAGTTCTTAAACGAAAAGCCACCTGAAGATTTCATTCTATCTTATATCCCATGGAGTCTGACAGTGATTGCCGTAACGATTTGTATGGGCGTAACGCTGTTATCGGGTTGGAGACCTGCGGCAAAAGCTACCACGGTTGATGTATTAAAAGCGTTAAGAAGAGATGTGTAA
- a CDS encoding peptidase E, with translation MKQIIAMGGGGFSMEPENKRLDHYILQQCKDDKPRICFVPTASGDADGYIERFYKAFEAENCVPSHLSLFSPPIDLKDFVNQQDIFYVGGGNTKNLLALWKEWGLDVLLNTAYEDGKLLAGLSAGSLCWFEEGVTDSFGPLTKLECLGFLSGSHCPHYDGEAERRPAYHGLIENGLKPGFAADDGAALHFIDGKLHKVVSSRENAKAYYVEKQGEEVAERELETLFLK, from the coding sequence ATGAAACAAATTATTGCCATGGGCGGCGGCGGTTTTTCCATGGAACCTGAAAACAAGCGGCTGGATCATTATATTCTTCAGCAATGTAAAGATGATAAACCGCGTATTTGCTTTGTACCAACAGCGAGCGGAGATGCAGATGGATATATTGAACGCTTTTACAAAGCTTTTGAAGCTGAAAACTGCGTGCCATCACATTTGTCGCTCTTTTCTCCTCCTATAGATCTGAAGGATTTCGTAAATCAGCAGGATATTTTTTATGTCGGCGGAGGCAATACAAAAAACCTCCTCGCTCTGTGGAAAGAATGGGGATTAGATGTTCTTTTAAATACGGCATATGAAGATGGGAAACTATTAGCCGGCCTTAGTGCAGGTTCTCTTTGCTGGTTTGAAGAAGGTGTGACCGATTCATTTGGCCCACTTACTAAGCTGGAATGTCTAGGCTTTCTGTCTGGAAGTCATTGCCCCCATTATGATGGTGAGGCAGAACGAAGACCCGCTTATCATGGACTTATTGAGAATGGATTAAAGCCAGGATTTGCAGCAGATGATGGAGCAGCACTTCACTTTATTGATGGAAAACTGCACAAAGTGGTTAGTTCAAGAGAGAACGCAAAAGCTTACTATGTAGAGAAACAGGGCGAGGAAGTGGCTGAAAGGGAGCTCGAAACACTTTTTTTAAAATAA
- a CDS encoding superoxide dismutase family protein, which produces MKKFASILLFMMLVIVLASCGNKNKDDEHKNHDMEESKAASQAASSKVKGGSYIVNLINSKGDKAGEATLTQTADGVKVEVNATGLKPGEHGIHFHQEAICAPPDFKSAGPHFNPTEKKHGFLNPKGPHVGDIQNVKANKSGVVQDEVLSNLVTLLEGKSNSLFANGGTSLVIHDKPDDYKTDPAGNSGDRVLCGVIKK; this is translated from the coding sequence TTGAAAAAATTTGCAAGCATTCTGTTATTCATGATGCTGGTTATTGTTTTAGCATCGTGTGGAAACAAGAATAAAGACGATGAACATAAAAATCATGATATGGAAGAATCCAAAGCCGCATCTCAAGCGGCATCCAGCAAGGTAAAGGGCGGATCTTACATTGTGAATCTTATTAATTCAAAAGGTGATAAAGCGGGAGAAGCAACTTTAACACAAACAGCGGATGGAGTTAAAGTTGAGGTGAACGCAACAGGATTAAAACCAGGCGAACATGGCATTCACTTTCATCAAGAAGCAATATGTGCACCGCCAGATTTCAAATCAGCCGGACCACACTTTAATCCAACAGAAAAAAAGCATGGGTTTCTTAATCCGAAAGGCCCTCATGTAGGTGATATCCAAAATGTGAAGGCAAACAAAAGCGGTGTTGTTCAAGACGAAGTTCTATCTAATCTTGTGACTCTTTTAGAAGGCAAGAGTAACTCACTATTTGCAAACGGCGGCACCTCGCTTGTTATACATGATAAGCCAGATGATTATAAGACAGATCCTGCCGGAAATTCAGGAGACCGAGTTCTGTGCGGCGTAATTAAGAAATAA
- a CDS encoding ABC transporter permease: MLTRYMKLYYLFCKQNLKVMMEYRMDFLLGVLSVMLQQFAGIFFVKIVFDHIHQLNGWTFYEILFIYGIAATGRSIHHIFFDNLWTLGWQYIRPGKFDRLLIRPINPLFHFIADRLQQDGFGQLFIGIIVISTAMPHLDVSWGVLEFFILVIMIIASGFIFVAINLFFATLSFWMVDSLPIVWTIFNLSDFARYPLTIYHKGIRHLLTWIIPYGFTAFYPAAYFIEGSGFEKLALLTPIVAIVTCVVAYWFWNRGLRAFTSTGS, translated from the coding sequence ATGTTGACACGGTACATGAAATTATATTATTTGTTCTGCAAACAAAATTTAAAAGTAATGATGGAATATAGGATGGATTTTCTGCTTGGTGTCTTGTCAGTTATGCTTCAGCAGTTTGCAGGAATCTTCTTTGTTAAAATTGTGTTCGATCATATTCATCAGTTGAACGGCTGGACGTTTTACGAGATTCTATTCATATACGGAATTGCCGCTACTGGCAGGTCCATCCACCATATATTCTTTGATAATTTGTGGACGCTTGGCTGGCAGTACATAAGACCGGGAAAGTTTGATCGTCTCCTCATCCGTCCGATCAATCCGTTGTTCCACTTTATTGCAGATCGGCTTCAGCAGGACGGATTTGGACAGCTGTTTATCGGCATCATCGTAATCAGTACGGCCATGCCGCATCTAGATGTTTCGTGGGGAGTATTGGAGTTCTTTATTCTTGTTATCATGATTATTGCATCTGGTTTTATTTTTGTAGCGATTAATCTATTCTTTGCAACATTATCCTTTTGGATGGTTGATAGCCTGCCGATCGTGTGGACGATCTTTAACTTGAGTGATTTTGCCCGCTATCCTTTAACGATCTACCATAAAGGCATTCGACACTTACTTACATGGATCATTCCATACGGCTTTACCGCATTTTATCCTGCAGCTTATTTTATTGAAGGCTCAGGATTCGAAAAGCTTGCATTGTTAACGCCTATTGTTGCGATTGTCACATGCGTGGTCGCCTACTGGTTTTGGAATAGAGGGTTAAGGGCCTTTACGAGTACGGGGAGTTAA
- a CDS encoding ABC transporter permease, with protein MRKYIEFARVQMQVHAAYSAWFWANTFSVLLRMLVIYFFWKAVYSSRTEIEGMPFDSMITYIIIAMFLQMFVSGVGQELAHTIKDGNVAIELMRPYHLITRLIAMDMGDKIIHFIRGALPLGILAFVFMDIALPTTWQGGLLFLLSALMGIWIGTFFDLLIAILAFWTINLWGLEVMKEAVISFFSGALVPLILFPEWFQTVSLFLPFQAMVYVPVAIYTGILTGTEAWLALGSQIFWAVLLFVLLRILWSIAIKKVTIFGG; from the coding sequence ATGAGGAAATACATTGAGTTTGCCCGTGTTCAGATGCAAGTTCATGCTGCATATTCAGCATGGTTTTGGGCAAATACCTTCTCCGTTCTTTTAAGAATGCTTGTAATCTATTTCTTTTGGAAAGCCGTTTATAGCAGCCGAACGGAAATAGAAGGTATGCCATTTGATAGCATGATTACGTATATCATTATCGCTATGTTTTTACAGATGTTCGTTTCAGGTGTGGGCCAAGAACTCGCCCATACTATAAAAGACGGTAATGTAGCAATCGAACTCATGCGTCCTTATCACCTTATCACTCGGTTGATCGCGATGGATATGGGGGATAAAATTATCCACTTTATACGCGGAGCACTGCCTCTTGGCATACTTGCGTTTGTTTTTATGGATATAGCACTCCCGACTACGTGGCAAGGCGGCTTATTATTTTTGCTTAGCGCACTAATGGGAATCTGGATCGGAACATTTTTTGACCTGCTGATCGCAATTCTTGCATTTTGGACGATTAACCTTTGGGGGCTTGAAGTGATGAAAGAAGCGGTAATCTCGTTTTTTTCCGGGGCACTCGTTCCGCTTATTTTATTTCCTGAATGGTTTCAAACGGTAAGTCTATTCCTTCCGTTCCAAGCAATGGTCTATGTTCCGGTAGCGATTTATACTGGCATCTTAACAGGAACTGAAGCATGGCTTGCGCTAGGATCACAAATCTTTTGGGCTGTCTTACTCTTTGTTTTGTTAAGGATTCTATGGTCGATTGCGATTAAAAAGGTAACGATTTTTGGAGGATAG
- a CDS encoding ABC transporter ATP-binding protein encodes MIVVKKLEKHYKIAKRDPGLRGAVKSLFHRKYETKKAVKGISMNIESGEMVGYIGANGAGKSTTIKMLTGILTPTSGEVKVNGIIPYENRKQNASHIGAVFGQRTQLFWDIPVRESYELLKHIYEIPQKQYEETLAEFVDVLHLEPLLGIPVRQLSLGQKMRCELAAAFLHRPKVVYLDEPTIGLDVAVKVRIRNFIKQMNTRYGTTVLLTTHDMQDIEEICQRIIIIDDGSVIYDGSIQDIKSQFGDKRVIQFELEHSIDDFVLPEEINSVTEIIPRTDEDHHLVSISFSNKDISGAEVISCMMKHYPVADLTITDAKIETIVEEIYGKGMKGKVQHEEIH; translated from the coding sequence ATGATCGTTGTAAAAAAACTCGAAAAGCATTATAAAATAGCAAAACGGGATCCTGGTTTAAGAGGAGCCGTAAAATCATTGTTTCATAGAAAATATGAAACGAAAAAAGCGGTTAAAGGAATCAGCATGAACATTGAATCAGGCGAAATGGTTGGATACATCGGAGCGAATGGTGCAGGCAAGTCCACAACGATAAAGATGCTAACCGGAATTTTAACGCCTACCTCCGGCGAAGTGAAAGTGAACGGAATCATTCCCTATGAAAATAGGAAACAAAACGCCAGCCATATTGGTGCCGTTTTCGGTCAGCGGACACAATTATTCTGGGATATCCCTGTTCGAGAAAGCTACGAACTGCTTAAACACATCTATGAGATTCCTCAAAAGCAATATGAAGAAACGTTAGCGGAATTCGTTGATGTCCTTCATTTAGAGCCATTGTTAGGCATCCCAGTAAGGCAGCTATCGTTAGGACAGAAAATGCGCTGTGAACTCGCCGCTGCTTTTTTACATCGTCCAAAAGTCGTGTACTTGGATGAACCTACAATCGGATTAGACGTTGCGGTTAAGGTTCGAATCCGCAACTTCATCAAACAGATGAACACTAGGTACGGCACAACCGTGCTATTAACCACACATGATATGCAAGACATCGAGGAGATCTGTCAGCGCATTATCATTATTGACGATGGCAGTGTAATATACGATGGATCCATTCAGGACATTAAATCACAATTTGGTGATAAGCGTGTAATTCAGTTTGAGTTAGAGCATTCAATCGATGATTTTGTGCTGCCTGAAGAAATCAATTCTGTGACTGAGATCATTCCAAGAACAGATGAAGATCACCATCTTGTATCCATCTCGTTCAGCAACAAAGATATTTCAGGAGCGGAAGTCATCAGCTGTATGATGAAGCATTATCCCGTCGCAGACTTAACGATTACCGACGCAAAGATCGAAACAATCGTAGAAGAGATTTACGGAAAAGGGATGAAAGGTAAGGTGCAGCATGAGGAAATACATTGA